Proteins encoded in a region of the Moritella marina ATCC 15381 genome:
- a CDS encoding FixH family protein produces MKSYWYKEPWFWFVIFFPTLAVVAGTSTFFIFQNNQPDMVSDDYYKDGKKINQDLTKYHEALARNITFNLKFEDGFAVFTPATGEMVKNQALNISFFHVTLAKHDISVLATAFGDGSYRVEIPADMLQGKWRVRAESIDGAWRVQEYVQYPNTSVIKLDGEQD; encoded by the coding sequence ATGAAATCTTATTGGTATAAAGAACCTTGGTTCTGGTTTGTCATTTTCTTCCCTACATTGGCCGTTGTTGCGGGTACGTCTACTTTTTTTATCTTTCAAAACAATCAACCAGATATGGTTTCTGATGATTATTACAAAGATGGTAAAAAGATTAACCAAGATTTAACCAAATATCATGAAGCGTTAGCGCGTAACATCACCTTTAATTTAAAATTCGAAGACGGATTTGCCGTGTTTACGCCTGCAACCGGTGAGATGGTTAAGAATCAAGCGCTTAATATTTCATTCTTCCACGTTACGTTAGCTAAGCATGACATCTCAGTGCTAGCAACGGCATTTGGTGATGGCAGTTATCGCGTTGAGATCCCTGCTGATATGCTGCAAGGTAAATGGCGTGTGCGTGCAGAATCAATTGATGGTGCATGGCGCGTTCAAGAATACGTTCAATATCCAAATACTTCTGTAATTAAGTTAGACGGCGAGCAAGATTAA
- the ccoP gene encoding cytochrome-c oxidase, cbb3-type subunit III: MSTFWSIWITVITLGSIFACLGLLWMCNRNDTGVKEGESMGHSFDGIEELNNPLPTWWKYLFIFTCIGGFIYFALYPGLGSYKGLLGWTSTNEYEREVESADAKYAAVFNKLVKTESSDFTEYREIADIAKDPEAVKVGQRLFLQNCSQCHGSDARGAKGFPNLTDSAWLYGGTPADIKATIMHGRAGVMPGWLPVLGDEKVDQVTTYVVGLSGRKVNAREEAAGKEVFLQTCSACHGADAKGMTMLGAPNLTDKIWLYGGSRKAIEQTVKYGRNGVMPAWSDILGEDKVMLLSSYVYSLSVK, from the coding sequence ATGAGTACTTTTTGGAGTATTTGGATCACAGTGATCACACTAGGCAGCATCTTTGCTTGTCTAGGCCTACTTTGGATGTGTAACAGAAATGACACAGGCGTTAAAGAAGGCGAATCAATGGGTCACTCTTTCGATGGTATCGAAGAGTTAAATAACCCATTACCAACATGGTGGAAATACTTATTTATTTTCACTTGTATTGGTGGTTTTATCTATTTCGCTCTATACCCAGGTCTAGGCAGCTATAAAGGTTTACTTGGCTGGACTAGTACGAATGAGTATGAGCGTGAAGTTGAATCAGCTGACGCAAAATATGCAGCTGTATTTAACAAACTAGTTAAAACAGAAAGCAGTGACTTCACTGAATACCGTGAAATTGCTGACATCGCTAAAGACCCTGAAGCAGTTAAAGTAGGTCAACGCCTATTCTTACAAAACTGTTCACAGTGTCACGGTTCTGATGCACGTGGTGCAAAAGGTTTCCCTAACCTAACTGACAGTGCTTGGTTATACGGCGGTACTCCTGCTGATATCAAAGCAACTATCATGCACGGCCGCGCTGGTGTAATGCCGGGTTGGTTACCAGTACTAGGTGATGAGAAAGTAGATCAAGTAACAACGTATGTTGTTGGTTTATCTGGCCGTAAAGTGAATGCACGTGAAGAAGCAGCAGGTAAAGAAGTATTCCTTCAAACTTGTTCAGCTTGTCATGGTGCAGATGCTAAAGGTATGACTATGCTAGGTGCTCCGAATCTGACTGACAAAATATGGTTGTATGGTGGCTCTCGTAAAGCTATCGAACAAACTGTTAAGTATGGTCGTAACGGTGTAATGCCAGCATGGAGTGATATCCTTGGTGAAGATAAAGTAATGCTATTAAGCAGTTATGTTTACAGTTTAAGTGTAAAGTAA
- a CDS encoding CcoQ/FixQ family Cbb3-type cytochrome c oxidase assembly chaperone — protein MDYGTFQGVYTLILMAIFISIIAWAYSKRQKSSFNEAANLVFADESVHSDSLNGEQKNTSARI, from the coding sequence ATGGATTACGGTACATTCCAAGGGGTTTATACCCTAATACTAATGGCCATTTTTATCAGTATTATTGCTTGGGCTTACAGTAAACGTCAAAAATCGTCGTTTAATGAAGCTGCTAATTTAGTATTTGCTGATGAATCAGTCCACAGTGATTCACTTAATGGAGAGCAGAAAAATACATCTGCTCGTATTTAG